One part of the Pithys albifrons albifrons isolate INPA30051 chromosome 21, PitAlb_v1, whole genome shotgun sequence genome encodes these proteins:
- the P2RX1 gene encoding P2X purinoceptor 1, producing the protein MARGLGRGVALHPPSPCPTPGPCRAPAAPSPELIGRGSPIPAQRRNPASPDAPITHTLLWVFSLHSANRGAAGPALGTAGTANSGTAQALWHSPGAAMGQKCMDRVSSFLFEYDTPRMVLVRNKKVGLTFRLIQLIVLAYIIGWVFLYEKGYQSQDSIVSSVSVKLKGLTLTNESVLGPHIWDVVDYVFPPQGDNSFVVMTNFIVTPGQKQGTCPELPDAGLCTRDSDCTKGKYSRQGQGLMTGKCVSFNSSVKTCEIFGWCPVEVDYHVPSPALLSEAERFTLFIKNSITFPRFKVSRRNLVESVTKQYLKKCTFNKVTDSLCPVFELGYIVKESGQNFTLLAVKGGVVGITIDWNCDLDWPVRYCKPIYQFHGLYNDDSNVSPGFNFRYAKYYKEDGMEKRTLYKVFGIRFDILVNGKAGKFDIIPTMTTIGSGIGIFGVASVLCDLLLLHFLQGRDYYKQKKFKYAEQGPSKPHKKEKETDNAQ; encoded by the exons ATGGCACGTGGGCTCGGGAGAGGGGTGGCCCTGCACCCTCCCTCACCCTGTCCCACCCCCGGACCATGTAGGGCACccgctgctcccagcccagagctTATAGGAAGAGGAAGCCCCATCCCTGCGCAGAGGAGGAACCCCGCGAGCCCAGATGCGCCGATAACTCACACTCTGCTTTGGGTGTTTTCTCTGCACTCTGCaaacagaggagctgctgggccgGCGCTGGGCACAGCCGGCACGGCAAACAGCGGCACTGCCCAGGcgctgtggcacagccctggcgCAGCCATGGGGCAGAAGTGCATGGACAGGGTGTCCTCCTTCCTCTTTGAGTATGACACCCCTCGGATGGTGCTGGTGAGGAACAAGAAGGTGGGACTGACGTTCCGGCTGATCCAGCTCATCGTCCTGGCGTACATCATCGG GTGGGTGTTCCTCTACGAGAAGGGCTACCAGTCTCAGGACAGCATTGTCAGCTCAGTGTCAGTGAAGCTGAAAGGGCTGACTCTGACCAATGAGAGTGTCCTGGGCCCTCACATCTGGGATGTGGTGGATTATGTTTTCCCACCACAG GGGGACAACTCATTCGTGGTGATGACCAACTTCATTGTCACCCCTGGACAGAAACAAGGAACGTGCCCAGAG CTGCCGGATGCTGGGCTCTGCACGCGGGACAGTGACTGCACCAAGGGGAAATACAGCCGGCAGGGACAAG GGCTCATGACAGGCAAGTGTGTGTCCTTCAACAGCTCAGTAAAGACCTGTGAGATCTTTGGCTGGTGCCCCGTTGAAGTTGATTACCATGTTCCCAG ccctgccctgttgtCAGAAGCGGAGAGGTTCACCTTGTTCATCAAGAACAGCATCACCTTCCCCAGGTTCAAGGTGTCCAG GCGCAACTTGGTTGAGAGTGTTACCAAACAGTACCTGAAGAAATGCACCTTTAACAAAGTCACTGATTCCTTATGTCCTGTGTTTGAACTGGGATACATAGTGAAGGAATCGGGTCAGAATTTTACCCTCCTGGCTGTTAAG gGTGGAGTGGTGGGCATCACCATAGACTGGAACTGCGACCTCGACTGGCCTGTGCGGTACTGCAAACCCATTTACCAGTTCCATGGTCTCTACAATGATGACAGCAACGTTTCACCAGGCTTTAACTTCAG ATATGCCAAGTACTACAAAGAAGATGGGATGGAAAAAAGGACCCTCTACAAGGTGTTTGGGATCAGGTTCGACATTTTGGTGAATGGCAAG GCAGGCAAATTTGACATCATCCCAACCATGACCACAATTGGCTCTGGAATTGGTATTTTTGGAGTG GCCTCTGTCCTCTGtgacctgctcctgctgcatttTCTCCAAGGACGGGACTACtacaagcagaagaaattcaaATACGCAGAACAGGGGCCT TCGAAGCCACataagaaggaaaaggagacgGACAACGCTCAGTGA